In Microplitis demolitor isolate Queensland-Clemson2020A chromosome 9, iyMicDemo2.1a, whole genome shotgun sequence, one genomic interval encodes:
- the LOC103580630 gene encoding prion-like-(Q/N-rich) domain-bearing protein 25 isoform X1 — protein sequence MIRKPSVFIYYIISLGLMTSYIFARDHCIFHFSECDPDSKQSCCEPYQCVLDQTEFVQRGISRFICAKNVTLGSPCNRFIDCLPIANAKCSENNTCVCQFGSYEYNDTICLHKKVYGALKSEFNVYYRSATYGRFRLKENFTSESGLHRESKTKWGDPCTMCITNPNGLLCNIENRVVLDSTFYFPECACPNRTKFNASSLSCEQPEFNDCSSNKDCSDLDYASCSGGKCSCLQNYQPVNGRCLGNLGAKCNHDIDCRVFNAICQSSRCQCEYGYYETYGLCRKYAEKVEGDCRTNKTCELLDHTSCSISNKCRCLPSYINVNGTCRKHIHMKNSAEPELTVKKHTCQADHYYENGHCHAYAKRLNDHCASEKACERLTLTSCLNGRCNCSKFNIMCKVLNVWSYFV from the exons ATGATTCGAAAACCATCagttttcatatattatataattagcCTTGGCTTAATGACATCATATATTTTCGCACGTGATCACTGCATATTCCATTTTTCCGAG TGTGATCCTGATTCTAAACAATCCTGTTGTGAACCGTATCAGTGTGTGCTGGACCAAACTGAATTTGTACAGCGGGGCATTTCACGATTCATATGTGCAAAGAACG taaCACTGGGCAGTCCTTGTAATAGATTTATCGATTGCTTGCCGATAGCTAACGCTAAATGTTCGGAAAATAATACATGTGTTTGTCAATTTGGTTCTTATGAATACAACGACACGATTTGTTtgcataaaaaagtatatggaGCATTAAAATCTGagtttaatgtttattatcgCAGCGCAACTTATGGAAGATTTCGCCTGAAAGAGAACTTTACTTCGGAATCTGGTCTTCATAGAGAATCGA AAACAAAATGGGGTGATCCGTGTACCATGTGTATAACAAATCCCAACGGTCTCTTGTGCAACATTGAAAATCGG GTGGTACTTGATTCTACATTCTATTTCCCAGAATGTGCGTGTCCGAACCGAACAAAGTTTAACGCAAGCAGTTTATCTTGTGAACAACCAGAATTCAATGATTGCTCCAGCAATAAGGATTGTAGCGACCTCGATTATGCTTCATGTTCTGGAGGTAAATGTAGTTGCTTACAAAATTATCAACCCGTAAACGGACGGTGTTTGGGAAATCTTGGCGCAAAGTGTAACCATGATATTGATTGCCGTGTTTTTAATGCAATCTGTCAATCAAGTAGGTGTCAGTGTGAATACGGCTATTATGAAACATATGGTTTATGCAGAAAGTACGCAGAAA AAGTAGAAGGAGATTGCCGCACCAATAAGACTTGTGAGCTCCTCGATCATACTTCATGTTCTATTAGCAACAAATGTCGTTGCTTACCAAGTTATATAAATGTCAACGGAACTTGCCGTAAACATATTCACATGAAAAATAGCGCTGAACCAGAGCTTACTGTTAAAAAACACACTTGTCAAGCCGATCATTATTATGAAAACGGTCACTGCCATGCGTACGCGAAAA GACTGAACGATCACTGTGCCAGCGAAAAAGCTTGTGAACGTCTAACTCTTACCTCATGTCTTAATGGTCGATGTAACTGTTCCAAGTTCAATATCATGTGCAAGGTGTTAAACGTATGGAGTTATTTTGTTTGA
- the LOC103580630 gene encoding prion-like-(Q/N-rich) domain-bearing protein 25 isoform X2, with the protein MIRKPSVFIYYIISLGLMTSYIFARDHCIFHFSECDPDSKQSCCEPYQCVLDQTEFVQRGISRFICAKNANAKCSENNTCVCQFGSYEYNDTICLHKKVYGALKSEFNVYYRSATYGRFRLKENFTSESGLHRESKTKWGDPCTMCITNPNGLLCNIENRVVLDSTFYFPECACPNRTKFNASSLSCEQPEFNDCSSNKDCSDLDYASCSGGKCSCLQNYQPVNGRCLGNLGAKCNHDIDCRVFNAICQSSRCQCEYGYYETYGLCRKYAEKVEGDCRTNKTCELLDHTSCSISNKCRCLPSYINVNGTCRKHIHMKNSAEPELTVKKHTCQADHYYENGHCHAYAKRLNDHCASEKACERLTLTSCLNGRCNCSKFNIMCKVLNVWSYFV; encoded by the exons ATGATTCGAAAACCATCagttttcatatattatataattagcCTTGGCTTAATGACATCATATATTTTCGCACGTGATCACTGCATATTCCATTTTTCCGAG TGTGATCCTGATTCTAAACAATCCTGTTGTGAACCGTATCAGTGTGTGCTGGACCAAACTGAATTTGTACAGCGGGGCATTTCACGATTCATATGTGCAAAGAACG CTAACGCTAAATGTTCGGAAAATAATACATGTGTTTGTCAATTTGGTTCTTATGAATACAACGACACGATTTGTTtgcataaaaaagtatatggaGCATTAAAATCTGagtttaatgtttattatcgCAGCGCAACTTATGGAAGATTTCGCCTGAAAGAGAACTTTACTTCGGAATCTGGTCTTCATAGAGAATCGA AAACAAAATGGGGTGATCCGTGTACCATGTGTATAACAAATCCCAACGGTCTCTTGTGCAACATTGAAAATCGG GTGGTACTTGATTCTACATTCTATTTCCCAGAATGTGCGTGTCCGAACCGAACAAAGTTTAACGCAAGCAGTTTATCTTGTGAACAACCAGAATTCAATGATTGCTCCAGCAATAAGGATTGTAGCGACCTCGATTATGCTTCATGTTCTGGAGGTAAATGTAGTTGCTTACAAAATTATCAACCCGTAAACGGACGGTGTTTGGGAAATCTTGGCGCAAAGTGTAACCATGATATTGATTGCCGTGTTTTTAATGCAATCTGTCAATCAAGTAGGTGTCAGTGTGAATACGGCTATTATGAAACATATGGTTTATGCAGAAAGTACGCAGAAA AAGTAGAAGGAGATTGCCGCACCAATAAGACTTGTGAGCTCCTCGATCATACTTCATGTTCTATTAGCAACAAATGTCGTTGCTTACCAAGTTATATAAATGTCAACGGAACTTGCCGTAAACATATTCACATGAAAAATAGCGCTGAACCAGAGCTTACTGTTAAAAAACACACTTGTCAAGCCGATCATTATTATGAAAACGGTCACTGCCATGCGTACGCGAAAA GACTGAACGATCACTGTGCCAGCGAAAAAGCTTGTGAACGTCTAACTCTTACCTCATGTCTTAATGGTCGATGTAACTGTTCCAAGTTCAATATCATGTGCAAGGTGTTAAACGTATGGAGTTATTTTGTTTGA
- the LOC103580630 gene encoding prion-like-(Q/N-rich) domain-bearing protein 25 isoform X3 — translation MCKERPCNRFIDCLPIANAKCSENNTCVCQFGSYEYNDTICLHKKVYGALKSEFNVYYRSATYGRFRLKENFTSESGLHRESKTKWGDPCTMCITNPNGLLCNIENRVVLDSTFYFPECACPNRTKFNASSLSCEQPEFNDCSSNKDCSDLDYASCSGGKCSCLQNYQPVNGRCLGNLGAKCNHDIDCRVFNAICQSSRCQCEYGYYETYGLCRKYAEKVEGDCRTNKTCELLDHTSCSISNKCRCLPSYINVNGTCRKHIHMKNSAEPELTVKKHTCQADHYYENGHCHAYAKRLNDHCASEKACERLTLTSCLNGRCNCSKFNIMCKVLNVWSYFV, via the exons ATGTGCAAAGAACG TCCTTGTAATAGATTTATCGATTGCTTGCCGATAGCTAACGCTAAATGTTCGGAAAATAATACATGTGTTTGTCAATTTGGTTCTTATGAATACAACGACACGATTTGTTtgcataaaaaagtatatggaGCATTAAAATCTGagtttaatgtttattatcgCAGCGCAACTTATGGAAGATTTCGCCTGAAAGAGAACTTTACTTCGGAATCTGGTCTTCATAGAGAATCGA AAACAAAATGGGGTGATCCGTGTACCATGTGTATAACAAATCCCAACGGTCTCTTGTGCAACATTGAAAATCGG GTGGTACTTGATTCTACATTCTATTTCCCAGAATGTGCGTGTCCGAACCGAACAAAGTTTAACGCAAGCAGTTTATCTTGTGAACAACCAGAATTCAATGATTGCTCCAGCAATAAGGATTGTAGCGACCTCGATTATGCTTCATGTTCTGGAGGTAAATGTAGTTGCTTACAAAATTATCAACCCGTAAACGGACGGTGTTTGGGAAATCTTGGCGCAAAGTGTAACCATGATATTGATTGCCGTGTTTTTAATGCAATCTGTCAATCAAGTAGGTGTCAGTGTGAATACGGCTATTATGAAACATATGGTTTATGCAGAAAGTACGCAGAAA AAGTAGAAGGAGATTGCCGCACCAATAAGACTTGTGAGCTCCTCGATCATACTTCATGTTCTATTAGCAACAAATGTCGTTGCTTACCAAGTTATATAAATGTCAACGGAACTTGCCGTAAACATATTCACATGAAAAATAGCGCTGAACCAGAGCTTACTGTTAAAAAACACACTTGTCAAGCCGATCATTATTATGAAAACGGTCACTGCCATGCGTACGCGAAAA GACTGAACGATCACTGTGCCAGCGAAAAAGCTTGTGAACGTCTAACTCTTACCTCATGTCTTAATGGTCGATGTAACTGTTCCAAGTTCAATATCATGTGCAAGGTGTTAAACGTATGGAGTTATTTTGTTTGA
- the LOC103580632 gene encoding uncharacterized protein LOC103580632 yields the protein MTRRNNFNTLLRYGMLTNQYLVDQYAKIESERLAYIRNNQTKLKAENYVHLQDALQANEHRNGIGQLVILPSSFTGGPRYLHEKSQDAMTYVRNYGKPDLFITATCNPNWPEIKENINTNLTPQERYDIVNRVFHLRVQKLLHLINKSHIFGPPRCHMYTIEWQKRGLPHVHLLRWLVNKIRPNQIDRVISAELPDKDEDPILYEIVKKHMVHGPCGTFNPNSPCMRDSKCSKKFPKSFQTQTSTSDDGYPKYRRRSPEQGGQNATVRNHDIDNRWIDPYNPLLLKIFDAHINVELCNSIKSIQYVTKYINKGSDQATFSIQSPNEVEKYQSRRYICSSEAVWRILSFEVHDRAPTIVHLAVHLKNGQRVYFTENNIQEVVNNPRDTTLTAFFMLCAQDDFAKTLTYDRVPGYYTWNQSSKTFQRRKQGTAVDGFPGVKKTDALGRVYVVHPNNSECFYLRMLLHIVKGPTSFAHLKTVQDVVYNTYQAACKAMGLLEDDSHWENTLSEAVVCSSATSLRYLFAVIVVFCQVTDSVNLWNKFQENMASDILIRRRRELNSDDVQYDQNIFDEALLELNKVVQLLSGKSIKDFRLPMPANTTNSDLTNSAENIFVLSNDKKAVNVVYKDIL from the coding sequence ATGACAAGACGTAACAATTTCAATACTTTGCTTAGATATGGAATGTTAACAAACCAATACTTGGTAGATCAATATGCGAAAATTGAATCTGAGAGATTGGCCTACATTCGTAATAATCAAACTAAATTGAAAGCTGAAAATTACGTTCATCTTCAGGATGCTTTACAGGCGAATGAACACCGCAACGGCATTGGGCAGTTGGTTATACTACCTTCATCATTCACAGGTGGACCTCGATATTTACACGAAAAATCGCAAGACGCCATGACTTACGTAAGAAATTACGGCAAacctgatttatttataactgcAACATGTAACCCAAATTGGCCGgaaatcaaagaaaatattaacacCAACTTAACTCCACAAGAAAGATACGATATAGTTAACAGAGTCTTCCATTTAAGAGTACAAAAACTCCTGCACCTCATTAACAAGTCTCATATATTCGGTCCGCCGCGCTGTCATATGTACACAATAGAATGGCAGAAACGTGGCTTGCCACATGTACACCTGTTGAGGTGGTTAGTGAACAAAATTAGACCAAACCAAATTGACAGGGTTATTTCAGCTGAATTACCGGATAAAGATGAAGATCCTATCCTGTACGAAATCGTAAAGAAACATATGGTACACGGCCCTTGCGGGACTTTCAACCCGAATTCTCCATGTATGCGAGATTCTAAATGCAGCAAAAAATTTCCGAAGTCGTTCCAAACTCAAACAAGTACTAGCGATGACGGATATCCCAAATATCGTCGACGATCGCCAGAACAGGGTGGGCAAAATGCTACCGTCCGAAACCATGATATTGATAACCGATGGATCGATCCCTATAATCCGctccttttgaaaatttttgatgccCACATCAACGTAGAGTTGTGCAATTCAATAAAGTCAATTCAATATGTTACTAAGTACATTAATAAAGGCAGTGATCAAGCCACTTTCAGCATACAATCACCAAATGAAGTGGAAAAATATCAGTCTAGACGTTACATCTGCAGCTCTGAAGCTGTATGGAGGATTTTATCATTCGAAGTGCACGACCGGGCTCCCACAATTGTCCACCTTGCAGTTCATTTAAAAAACGGACAAAGAGTATATTTCACAGAGAACAATATACAAGAAGTTGTTAATAACCCGCGGGATACAACATTGACCGCATTCTTCATGTTATGTGCTCAAGATGATTTCGCGAAAACACTGACATATGACAGAGTTCCAGGTTACTATACATGGAACCAGAGTTCTAAAACTTTTCAACGGCGAAAACAAGGTACTGCGGTTGATGGTTTCCCCGGAGTAAAAAAAACGGATGCTCTTGGCAGAGTCTACGTGGTTCATCCCAACAACAGCGAATGCTTTTATCTGAGAATGTTACTGCATATTGTAAAAGGCCCGACATCCTTTGCACACCTAAAAACTGTACAAGATGTTGTTTACAATACTTATCAAGCAGCATGCAAAGCTATGGGGCTCTTGGAAGACGATTCTCACTGGGAAAACACATTATCAGAAGCAGTTGTTTGTAGTTCAGCTACATCATTAAGATATTTATTTGCCGTCATAGTAGTGTTTTGTCAAGTAACTGATTCTGTTAATCTATGGaataaatttcaagaaaatatGGCCAGTGATATTCTGATTCGGCGACGGAGAGAGTTAAACTCAGATGATGTACAATATGATCAAAACATATTTGACGAAGCATTATTGGAATTGAACAAAGTAGTGCAATTACTTTCGGGTAAATCGATCAAAGATTTTAGGCTGCCGATGCCAGCTAATACTACTAACTCAGATTTAACTAACAGTGCCGAAAACATATTTGTATTGTCTAATGACAAGAAAGCTGTGAACGTTGTTTATAAAGACATTCTGTaa